The following proteins are co-located in the Armatimonadota bacterium genome:
- a CDS encoding efflux RND transporter permease subunit — protein MWLTRLAINRRVTIAMAIFAIMVLGLVGLSRMPWEMNPDVEIPSVSIILPYPGAGPEEIEQRVLRPLEDEVSVINGVDEVDATAYENLGVCVVRFNYEIDVDVAAADVRDALARARASFPSDVEDPSVYKIDIGALPVLTVGISGDREPRDLRKLVEDVVRPRLGQINGVASVTISGGQEREIQVLAHKDRLDAVGLSIAQLASLLRSESIDVPSGNIKEGARDYAIRVIGQFEDLQEIRDLEIAVPNGGLVRLSSLAEVYDTVVEPDEYARIDGQPTVRVAVIKQSDANTVQVVRQARKVLTELVGDLEGEQGAGELPADIRVVVADDDSERVIEAILDVRDAIVFGALLAALVVFLTLHNFRGTIIVALAIPTAIISAFLPVSIGFGFTLNQMVLLALSLAVGTLVDDSIVIIENIDRHRNRGEPPKVAALNGRSEIASAAVAVTMVDVVVYVPVALMGGVVGQVFFSFGITAATVVSFSLLMSFTLTPMLASWWYQRVDPGAPSGRGLWAAFFNLTEAIYGRFEIFYGALLRRAVSHPYITVAVAYAAMILVLGAVRLPFEFFPVTDEGEVSITLETGVGTRLEETDSLVREIERRLLDESRYPAIEHVISVVGSQGSGLFGAGSVGGQYAQMQITMKRLRERRKAGLDSDQELAARLRKDLADLPGVIIKVTAGGGLRPGGADLQLNILCEDSEQLARASTDLMHRVAQIPGLRYVDLSAKPGRPEVHARIDRWRAADLGMSVAQIGAVVRTAFEGDNSTKFREEGDEYDIRLQLIDFDRKSVSDVENLFIGLTKDHQPLRLRDVADVYLSTGPSRIERYNRQRKVTLSASLDQEILRSGPAQQAVDAVVKEWKEPGVDVAWTGSLKMQGESFGFMGQALMLAVILVYVVMAMLYNSLLQPLNVMLNLPIALVGALIALKLTGNVISIVAMIGIIMLMGIVGKNAILLIDFANTLRARGMSRFEALTEAGPTRMRPILMTTASTVLGILPTALAKNEGSEWRSPMAWAVIGGLLLSTMLSLLVVPASYCIWDQVEVFAGRFARGLGSLIASFRNGRRKDGGEGEPPEPPALPGPPDEPELPPTDGPSEMPPPPPARPTITARRARPKVRKSRKAGDKHFR, from the coding sequence ATGTGGTTAACCAGACTGGCAATCAACCGCCGGGTCACGATTGCGATGGCGATTTTCGCCATCATGGTTCTCGGCCTGGTCGGGCTGTCGCGGATGCCGTGGGAAATGAACCCCGATGTGGAGATCCCTAGCGTCTCCATCATCCTCCCCTACCCCGGGGCCGGTCCTGAGGAGATTGAGCAGCGAGTTCTGCGGCCTCTCGAAGATGAGGTCAGTGTCATCAACGGCGTGGACGAAGTCGACGCCACCGCCTATGAGAACTTGGGCGTGTGCGTCGTTCGCTTCAACTACGAGATCGATGTTGATGTAGCCGCCGCTGATGTGCGCGACGCGTTGGCGAGGGCACGCGCTTCCTTCCCCAGCGATGTGGAAGACCCATCAGTTTATAAGATCGACATCGGCGCGCTGCCTGTTCTGACAGTAGGGATCAGCGGCGACCGGGAACCGCGCGATCTGCGCAAGCTCGTGGAAGATGTGGTGCGCCCGCGTCTGGGTCAGATCAACGGCGTGGCATCCGTGACTATTTCCGGTGGCCAAGAACGTGAGATCCAAGTCCTGGCCCACAAGGACCGGCTCGACGCTGTCGGCCTGTCCATCGCGCAGCTCGCATCACTCCTGCGCTCCGAGAGCATCGACGTCCCCAGCGGCAATATCAAGGAAGGTGCACGGGACTACGCCATCCGGGTCATCGGCCAGTTCGAGGATCTTCAGGAGATCCGCGACCTGGAGATTGCAGTGCCCAACGGCGGTCTAGTTCGGCTCAGCAGCCTCGCGGAGGTCTACGATACCGTCGTCGAGCCCGACGAATACGCGCGCATCGACGGGCAGCCCACCGTTCGGGTCGCCGTGATCAAACAGTCGGACGCGAACACAGTGCAGGTAGTCCGCCAGGCGCGCAAGGTGCTGACGGAGCTGGTCGGCGACCTGGAAGGCGAACAGGGGGCCGGCGAGCTGCCTGCGGACATCCGAGTAGTCGTGGCAGACGACGACTCGGAACGCGTTATTGAGGCGATCCTGGACGTACGCGACGCCATCGTCTTCGGCGCTCTGCTCGCGGCGCTCGTAGTCTTCCTGACACTGCACAACTTCCGGGGCACGATCATCGTCGCCCTGGCCATTCCCACCGCGATCATCTCCGCGTTCTTGCCGGTGAGCATCGGTTTCGGCTTCACGCTCAACCAGATGGTTCTTCTCGCGCTGTCCCTCGCGGTCGGAACGCTGGTAGACGATTCCATCGTCATCATCGAAAACATCGACCGTCACCGCAACCGTGGTGAGCCACCCAAGGTGGCCGCACTCAATGGACGCAGTGAGATCGCCAGCGCGGCTGTGGCGGTCACCATGGTGGACGTGGTGGTCTATGTTCCCGTGGCCCTGATGGGTGGCGTAGTGGGTCAGGTCTTCTTCTCCTTCGGGATCACCGCGGCCACCGTGGTTTCCTTCTCCCTCCTCATGTCCTTCACACTCACGCCCATGCTCGCGTCCTGGTGGTACCAGCGCGTGGACCCCGGCGCTCCCTCAGGCCGCGGACTGTGGGCGGCATTCTTCAACCTGACTGAAGCAATTTATGGACGCTTCGAAATCTTCTACGGCGCCCTTCTGCGCCGTGCGGTAAGTCACCCTTACATTACTGTGGCTGTGGCCTACGCCGCGATGATTTTGGTGCTCGGGGCGGTGCGCCTGCCCTTTGAGTTCTTCCCCGTCACCGACGAAGGCGAGGTCTCGATTACTCTCGAGACCGGAGTGGGCACCAGGCTTGAGGAGACCGACAGCCTGGTGCGGGAGATCGAACGCCGTCTTCTGGACGAGAGCCGCTATCCGGCAATCGAGCACGTTATCTCGGTGGTCGGGTCACAGGGTTCGGGCCTGTTCGGCGCCGGCAGCGTTGGCGGCCAGTACGCCCAGATGCAGATTACCATGAAGCGCCTGCGCGAGCGTCGCAAAGCCGGCCTGGACTCAGATCAGGAACTTGCCGCCCGGCTGCGCAAGGACCTGGCCGACCTGCCCGGGGTGATCATCAAGGTCACCGCCGGCGGAGGGCTTCGTCCCGGCGGCGCAGATCTTCAACTCAACATTCTCTGCGAGGACAGCGAACAGCTGGCACGCGCCTCCACCGACCTGATGCATCGGGTTGCTCAGATACCCGGCCTGCGCTACGTGGACCTGTCTGCAAAACCCGGACGGCCGGAGGTGCACGCGCGCATCGACCGCTGGCGTGCGGCCGACCTGGGCATGTCCGTAGCCCAGATCGGCGCGGTAGTTCGCACGGCTTTCGAAGGGGACAACTCCACCAAGTTCCGCGAAGAAGGCGACGAGTACGATATCCGCTTGCAGCTCATCGACTTCGACCGCAAGAGCGTGTCGGATGTCGAGAACCTGTTCATCGGTTTGACGAAAGACCACCAGCCGCTGCGGCTGAGGGATGTTGCGGACGTGTACCTCAGCACCGGCCCTAGCCGGATCGAGCGCTACAACCGGCAGCGCAAGGTGACTCTCAGCGCGAGCCTCGACCAAGAGATTCTACGGTCCGGTCCGGCACAGCAGGCCGTTGACGCCGTTGTGAAGGAGTGGAAGGAGCCGGGTGTAGATGTTGCATGGACCGGGTCGCTGAAGATGCAGGGCGAGTCCTTCGGCTTCATGGGCCAGGCGCTCATGCTGGCCGTGATATTGGTCTACGTGGTCATGGCGATGCTCTATAACTCGTTGCTGCAGCCGCTCAACGTCATGCTCAACCTGCCGATCGCTCTGGTGGGCGCGCTGATTGCCTTGAAGCTCACCGGCAACGTGATCAGCATCGTCGCGATGATCGGCATCATCATGCTCATGGGAATTGTGGGCAAGAACGCGATCCTGCTCATCGACTTTGCCAACACACTACGGGCCAGGGGGATGTCGCGGTTCGAGGCGCTCACCGAAGCGGGCCCGACGCGCATGCGCCCGATTCTCATGACTACAGCCTCGACGGTGCTGGGGATCCTGCCCACCGCTCTTGCAAAGAACGAGGGCAGCGAATGGCGTTCACCCATGGCCTGGGCGGTCATCGGTGGCCTGCTCCTGTCCACCATGCTTTCGTTGCTGGTGGTTCCCGCGTCTTACTGCATCTGGGACCAGGTGGAGGTTTTCGCGGGCCGGTTCGCCAGGGGTCTCGGCAGCCTGATAGCCAGCTTCCGCAACGGCCGGCGCAAGGACGGAGGCGAGGGCGAGCCGCCCGAGCCACCCGCACTGCCGGGACCGCCCGACGAGCCCGAATTGCCGCCAACAGACGGGCCGTCTGAGATGCCGCCGCCACCCCCGGCGCGACCGACGATCACTGCGCGGAGGGCTCGTCCGAAGGTCCGCAAATCCCGAAAGGCAGGCGACAAGCATTTCCGCTAA
- a CDS encoding AbrB/MazE/SpoVT family DNA-binding domain-containing protein encodes MMIRNFRRHLLMHIPGIEKAFHGAATVGERGQVVIPASAREELRISAGDKLLVFVHPSGSGVFFVKLADLQRFAQDLAPFVESLAATTVATEDDVSSPRQASE; translated from the coding sequence ATGATGATCCGTAATTTCCGGAGGCATCTGCTCATGCACATCCCAGGCATCGAGAAAGCCTTCCACGGCGCCGCCACGGTGGGGGAGCGCGGGCAGGTGGTGATACCGGCAAGTGCTCGCGAAGAGCTGCGGATTTCCGCGGGCGATAAGCTGCTGGTTTTCGTGCACCCATCCGGGTCCGGTGTGTTCTTCGTCAAACTTGCGGATCTTCAGCGGTTCGCCCAGGACCTGGCGCCGTTCGTGGAGTCGCTTGCGGCCACGACTGTCGCGACGGAGGACGATGTTTCGTCACCTCGGCAGGCAAGCGAATAA
- a CDS encoding TolC family protein, translating into MRIIAPGTTVPAMLSGLPRPALGPVVVSPTETVQPQPAQPPRPAASISAAPGPVMAPGQRFVIGAPRGATTSTETATASTASGITTVGTVEPAPDMKARVAARALYAASEQTVPAQAPVAAPQPQPGAPRTRIEPSTQSPAEPVQAPVQPAAPTGVQSLPPTVTDLLKPAPMQPNDAKPGQATAAGAAQRFTPSSAASVAAANSIDLQITAANIADAEAQVRQTFGLDDFRVTASATIGRRGPIATATFPAGEGGKDTTIKLGDPDIRTGSIELVKPLYTNGRIERTQQVALKALETRKLSKAVIERALDLSARQVVYEILRLEQLATVAQERANAVAAHVDLSKKLMAGGVVPKFEVVQAETELARARGEVISARTSVEQAKSSLRRVLTLPQDTPVGVDIGEPPRTPPGAITDLIQQAWENRPEIRASEAAVALAEASLRLAFASRNVSVNLVGGLTATQASFGSEPFGWQIAISAEKPILDAKQEKTQVEQAKAQLDAARLELEKQKQEVALEVTQSHLALDDGQQRLAVAQQGVIEAQERLRISQVRYENGLALGVEVLDAQTALTAAQAEVVNAQYALYSAIVRLRSSLGLWSGNE; encoded by the coding sequence GTGCGCATCATCGCACCGGGCACCACGGTCCCCGCCATGCTGTCGGGCCTGCCGAGGCCGGCTCTCGGACCGGTCGTTGTTTCCCCGACGGAGACGGTTCAGCCCCAGCCCGCCCAGCCCCCCCGACCGGCTGCAAGCATTAGCGCGGCGCCCGGCCCGGTAATGGCCCCCGGACAGCGCTTCGTCATCGGCGCGCCAAGGGGCGCAACGACTTCAACCGAAACCGCAACCGCCAGCACTGCCAGTGGCATCACCACGGTCGGTACCGTGGAGCCCGCCCCGGACATGAAGGCGCGCGTGGCCGCGAGGGCGCTGTACGCCGCGTCCGAGCAGACCGTGCCGGCCCAGGCACCCGTTGCCGCACCCCAACCCCAGCCTGGCGCTCCCCGCACTCGCATCGAGCCCTCTACCCAGTCGCCCGCGGAACCCGTACAAGCTCCGGTCCAGCCTGCCGCGCCCACGGGCGTCCAGTCGCTGCCGCCAACCGTGACCGATCTCCTGAAGCCCGCTCCAATGCAGCCCAATGATGCGAAACCGGGTCAGGCGACGGCGGCGGGAGCCGCCCAGCGTTTCACCCCGTCGTCGGCAGCCTCTGTCGCCGCCGCGAACAGCATTGACCTGCAGATCACCGCCGCGAACATCGCGGATGCCGAGGCCCAGGTACGCCAGACCTTCGGCCTGGACGACTTCCGGGTCACCGCATCCGCGACCATCGGCAGGCGTGGGCCCATCGCGACGGCAACTTTCCCCGCCGGCGAGGGCGGCAAGGACACCACGATCAAGCTGGGAGACCCCGACATCCGCACGGGCAGCATCGAACTCGTGAAACCCCTGTACACCAACGGGCGCATCGAGCGGACCCAACAGGTAGCGCTCAAGGCCCTGGAAACCCGCAAGCTGTCCAAGGCCGTGATCGAGCGGGCGCTGGACCTGTCTGCGCGGCAGGTCGTGTACGAGATACTGCGGCTGGAACAACTGGCCACTGTTGCTCAGGAGCGTGCCAATGCGGTGGCGGCCCACGTAGACCTGAGCAAGAAGCTGATGGCCGGCGGCGTGGTGCCGAAGTTCGAGGTGGTCCAGGCGGAAACCGAACTTGCCCGGGCGCGGGGCGAGGTGATCTCGGCGCGCACCAGCGTTGAGCAAGCCAAGTCCAGCTTGCGCCGGGTCCTGACGCTTCCCCAGGACACGCCGGTGGGAGTTGACATTGGCGAGCCCCCCCGCACGCCGCCGGGCGCGATCACCGATCTGATCCAGCAGGCGTGGGAAAACAGGCCGGAGATCCGCGCCAGTGAGGCCGCCGTGGCTCTGGCGGAGGCGAGTCTGCGGCTGGCCTTCGCGTCGCGTAACGTGTCGGTCAATCTCGTGGGGGGGCTGACGGCGACCCAGGCCAGTTTCGGCTCCGAACCATTCGGCTGGCAAATCGCGATCAGCGCCGAGAAGCCGATCCTCGACGCCAAGCAGGAAAAGACCCAGGTTGAGCAGGCCAAGGCGCAACTCGATGCCGCAAGGCTGGAACTGGAGAAGCAGAAGCAGGAGGTGGCGCTGGAGGTCACCCAGTCGCATCTGGCTCTCGATGACGGGCAGCAGCGCCTGGCAGTGGCCCAGCAGGGGGTAATCGAGGCCCAGGAGCGCCTGCGCATATCGCAGGTTCGCTACGAGAACGGCCTGGCACTCGGCGTCGAAGTATTGGACGCACAGACGGCGCTCACTGCGGCGCAGGCCGAGGTCGTCAACGCCCAGTACGCTCTGTACTCGGCTATCGTAAGGCTCAGGTCGTCCCTGGGCCTGTGGAGTGGAAACGAGTGA
- a CDS encoding efflux RND transporter periplasmic adaptor subunit, which produces MRFSSSVAARLLPRGQTALGLLAVAAIVTSLLLSGCPKGRKEPLGAAQAQQESSAETPVSVVVAKRGSITEELELTGSCEAYQEVDVVPEVSGKVVSVFADVGDAVTKGQVLARLDSQLASKQRVQAEKGVVSAQARYTQAAKSSELTDHETQIAIRQAEQGVAAAAEQLSKAKQAYELARERTESAIEQAKVGLASAQAQQRDVLAGARSQEITQAEAAVRQAESDLSLKKTTYERYRRLYEQGAVAEATLDQYRTQYEVAQQSLSQAREALSLAREGARQEQKRLAELSVQQAREQLNMAQSGKREVDIAARDVEAARVGLRQAEENLRMARAARRRYDVAVADVKAARAGIGQAAAGADLAATTVEKHTIRAPISGRIAQRNIDPGEGASPGMAALRIVDNDPIRVNCEVSELDISKVRVGDGGVATVDGLPGLEFFGRVVDVAPQAREGRRSYIARVEIDNPEGLIRAGMFARVVLVVSEKQDVIVVSRDCLVERGTRKNAYVVENGVVKIRRVKVGVTNRDVVEVVSGLRAGDQVVCASQSILADGQKVKAVRKSSGKSSATSEGAQGDGAAKGTKPPREAGRSRPGADREEIIGPMPAQDGKQPQSDGSAPRAR; this is translated from the coding sequence ATGCGGTTCTCATCCTCTGTAGCCGCACGTCTATTGCCGCGGGGGCAGACTGCTCTCGGGCTGCTGGCAGTCGCTGCGATAGTCACGAGCCTGCTGTTGAGCGGCTGCCCCAAGGGCCGGAAGGAGCCGCTCGGGGCTGCTCAGGCCCAGCAGGAATCCTCTGCCGAGACCCCTGTTTCGGTGGTCGTGGCCAAGCGAGGCTCCATCACGGAGGAACTTGAACTGACGGGCAGTTGTGAGGCTTACCAGGAAGTGGACGTGGTGCCCGAGGTCTCCGGTAAGGTCGTCTCGGTTTTCGCGGACGTGGGCGACGCCGTGACGAAGGGCCAGGTGCTGGCGCGCCTGGATTCCCAGCTCGCCTCAAAGCAGAGGGTGCAGGCCGAAAAGGGCGTGGTGTCAGCCCAGGCCCGGTACACCCAGGCGGCGAAGAGTTCAGAGCTGACCGACCACGAGACCCAGATCGCCATCCGTCAGGCTGAGCAGGGAGTGGCCGCGGCAGCCGAACAGCTCTCCAAGGCCAAGCAGGCCTACGAGCTAGCCCGGGAGCGAACAGAAAGCGCCATCGAGCAGGCCAAAGTCGGCCTTGCAAGCGCCCAGGCGCAGCAGCGCGACGTTCTCGCCGGCGCGCGTAGCCAGGAGATCACCCAGGCCGAGGCCGCCGTGCGTCAGGCCGAATCTGACCTGTCCCTCAAGAAAACCACCTATGAGCGTTACCGTCGCCTCTATGAGCAGGGCGCTGTGGCGGAGGCCACGCTGGACCAGTACCGCACCCAGTACGAGGTGGCCCAGCAATCTCTCAGCCAGGCTCGCGAGGCCCTGAGCCTCGCCCGCGAGGGCGCACGACAGGAGCAGAAGCGCCTCGCGGAGCTCTCGGTGCAGCAGGCACGGGAGCAGCTGAACATGGCGCAATCGGGCAAGCGCGAAGTGGACATCGCGGCCCGTGACGTTGAGGCCGCGCGGGTCGGCTTGCGACAGGCAGAGGAGAACCTGCGTATGGCCCGGGCGGCCAGGCGGCGATATGACGTGGCCGTGGCCGACGTCAAGGCTGCGCGGGCGGGAATCGGCCAGGCAGCCGCGGGAGCCGACCTTGCCGCCACTACCGTGGAAAAGCACACCATCCGGGCACCCATCTCAGGACGCATCGCCCAGCGCAACATTGATCCGGGTGAAGGCGCATCCCCGGGCATGGCCGCTTTGCGCATTGTGGACAACGATCCGATCCGCGTGAACTGCGAGGTCAGCGAGCTTGATATCTCCAAGGTGCGTGTGGGCGACGGCGGCGTGGCCACCGTCGATGGATTGCCGGGCCTGGAATTCTTCGGCAGAGTGGTTGACGTGGCCCCACAGGCGCGCGAAGGCCGGCGCAGCTACATCGCACGGGTGGAGATCGACAATCCGGAAGGGCTGATCCGCGCTGGAATGTTCGCGCGCGTGGTGCTGGTCGTCTCCGAGAAGCAGGACGTCATCGTGGTGAGCCGTGACTGCCTAGTGGAACGCGGCACGAGGAAGAATGCCTACGTGGTGGAGAACGGGGTGGTGAAAATCCGTAGGGTAAAGGTGGGGGTCACCAACCGAGACGTGGTGGAGGTGGTGAGTGGTTTGCGGGCGGGTGATCAAGTGGTTTGCGCGAGCCAGTCCATCCTGGCCGATGGCCAGAAGGTCAAAGCTGTCCGAAAAAGTTCGGGCAAGAGTTCTGCGACCAGCGAAGGCGCCCAAGGTGACGGTGCAGCAAAGGGCACCAAGCCCCCGCGCGAAGCGGGAAGGAGCAGACCCGGTGCAGACCGGGAGGAGATAATCGGCCCAATGCCCGCGCAGGATGGGAAACAGCCGCAGTCCGACGGTTCTGCGCCGCGCGCTCGCTGA
- the ligA gene encoding NAD-dependent DNA ligase LigA: MADQNLEQELQALRAQIEEHNFRYYVLDAPTISDAEYDALMRRLEEIEGQHPDLVTPDSPTQRIGAAPRTDLPTYRHAVPMMSLQSIFEEHELRAFDTSVRQTVGEDVVYLAEPKFDGLAVELVYEEGILVAAATRGDGITGEDVTPNIRTIKSVPLRLRQTEDLPTPSLLEVRGEVYMTIAGFEELNRERAATGEPLFANPRNAAAGSLRQLDPRITARRPLSIFCYGLGRCEGAEIRSQTELRACLSQWGLIINPEARKCKSVKDMLQFFHDLEARRDDLPYEIDGVVYKVDDFAAQQELGVRSRSPRWAVALKFPPRKQTTVVRDILASVGRTGVITPIAVLEPVGIGGVTVSRASLHNQDEIDRKDVRIGDTVVVQRAGDVIPQVVEVVLEKRPDDAVPYRLPDHCPVCGTPVDREPGDPITRCPSIDCPAQIEGRIEHFASRAALDIEGLGEKWVSVLVDRGLVRHLPDLYDLTADQLVELERMGERSAQNLLEAIDKSRETTLERLLVGLNIPHVGEHIADVLASNFGSLDAIMNASEEQLQAVHEIGPEIARSVHRFFAEPHNREIVQALLDHGIRFAERAPSTGGNTLEGKKFVVTGTLEGFSREEAARAIQERGGRVTSSVSKNTDFVVVGENPGSKYDKAVELGIPTLDEAGFVALLEEGKPRVSDVQGKLDFD, from the coding sequence GTGGCAGATCAGAATCTCGAACAGGAACTGCAGGCCCTCCGTGCGCAAATCGAGGAGCACAATTTCCGCTATTATGTCTTGGATGCACCCACGATATCCGATGCCGAGTACGACGCTCTCATGCGCCGGCTCGAGGAGATTGAGGGCCAGCACCCCGACCTCGTCACCCCGGATTCACCCACCCAGCGCATCGGCGCCGCACCCCGCACGGACCTGCCGACCTACCGGCACGCCGTGCCGATGATGAGCCTGCAAAGCATTTTCGAGGAGCACGAACTGCGTGCTTTCGATACCTCGGTGCGGCAGACCGTGGGCGAGGATGTCGTCTATCTCGCAGAGCCCAAATTCGACGGTCTCGCGGTGGAACTGGTCTACGAAGAGGGCATCCTGGTGGCCGCCGCTACACGCGGCGACGGAATCACGGGGGAGGATGTCACCCCGAATATCCGAACAATCAAGAGCGTGCCCCTGCGCTTGCGGCAGACCGAGGACTTGCCGACCCCATCCCTTCTCGAAGTGCGGGGTGAGGTCTACATGACTATCGCGGGCTTCGAAGAGCTCAACCGTGAGCGCGCGGCAACCGGTGAGCCACTGTTTGCGAACCCCCGCAATGCCGCCGCGGGAAGCCTGCGCCAGCTAGACCCCAGGATCACCGCGCGCCGTCCGCTCTCTATCTTCTGCTACGGGCTGGGGCGATGCGAGGGGGCTGAGATCAGGTCGCAGACTGAACTGAGAGCTTGTCTGTCCCAGTGGGGTCTGATCATCAACCCCGAGGCCCGGAAGTGCAAGTCTGTAAAAGATATGCTTCAATTCTTCCACGATCTTGAGGCCAGGCGGGACGACCTGCCGTATGAGATCGATGGCGTGGTTTACAAAGTCGATGACTTCGCCGCACAGCAGGAGCTGGGGGTGCGCTCCCGCAGCCCGAGATGGGCGGTTGCCCTGAAGTTCCCGCCACGGAAGCAAACCACGGTTGTGCGCGATATCCTGGCCAGCGTAGGCCGCACCGGGGTCATTACCCCCATCGCCGTGCTGGAACCTGTGGGCATCGGCGGGGTGACGGTCAGTCGCGCGAGCCTGCACAATCAGGACGAGATCGACCGCAAGGACGTGCGAATCGGAGACACCGTGGTCGTCCAGCGCGCGGGAGACGTGATCCCGCAGGTGGTTGAGGTAGTACTGGAGAAGCGCCCGGACGACGCGGTCCCCTACCGCCTGCCGGATCACTGCCCGGTGTGCGGCACTCCCGTTGACCGAGAGCCCGGGGACCCCATCACCCGCTGTCCGTCAATCGACTGCCCGGCCCAGATTGAAGGCCGGATCGAGCATTTCGCGTCCCGGGCGGCGCTGGATATCGAGGGCCTTGGTGAGAAATGGGTCTCTGTGCTCGTGGATCGGGGGCTTGTTCGGCATCTGCCGGATCTGTATGACCTCACGGCAGACCAGCTTGTGGAACTGGAGCGGATGGGCGAGCGCTCCGCGCAGAATCTGCTGGAGGCCATCGACAAGAGCCGGGAAACCACGCTGGAACGGCTCCTTGTGGGCCTGAACATCCCGCATGTGGGCGAGCATATAGCCGATGTGCTGGCATCCAATTTCGGCAGCCTCGACGCGATCATGAATGCTTCCGAGGAGCAACTCCAGGCGGTCCACGAGATCGGTCCCGAGATCGCGCGGAGTGTCCACCGGTTCTTCGCCGAGCCTCACAACAGGGAGATCGTTCAGGCCCTGCTGGATCACGGCATCAGGTTTGCCGAACGCGCACCGAGCACTGGCGGCAACACGCTGGAGGGCAAGAAGTTCGTGGTAACGGGCACGCTGGAAGGTTTCAGTCGCGAAGAGGCCGCCCGTGCGATCCAGGAGCGAGGGGGACGCGTGACATCGAGCGTATCGAAGAACACCGACTTTGTGGTGGTGGGCGAGAACCCCGGCTCCAAATACGACAAAGCGGTGGAACTTGGGATCCCGACACTGGATGAGGCGGGGTTCGTGGCGCTGCTGGAGGAGGGCAAGCCCCGGGTTTCCGATGTCCAGGGCAAGCTGGATTTCGACTGA